The following proteins are encoded in a genomic region of Odontesthes bonariensis isolate fOdoBon6 chromosome 19, fOdoBon6.hap1, whole genome shotgun sequence:
- the LOC142368682 gene encoding carbohydrate sulfotransferase 12-like: protein MSRRQILRKQHLRNMCDSEKDAYSGEKNNLGNKSPEISEHFIVDHTYKIIYCYVPKVACTHWKRVMYALKQSKPYPDLVSIPPSAVHQTKKLDYLRDLPKPEREVKLKNYTKFLFVRDPFVRLISAFRNKFHYKVEHEQFYQSYGKYMLQLYGNQPHPPNTMLEAHKSGRLPTFSNFVKFLGDPQTEKKGLFDPHWKQMNRLCQPCLIEYDLIGHQETLDEDAQELLKMFKVENDLKFPPSKVDVTTYDYIKDWFKAVPLEDRRKLYDVYERDFRLFGYERPNELLDG, encoded by the exons ATGAGTCGGCGACAAATACTAAGAAAACAACACCTAAGAAATATGTGTGACAGTGAGAAAGACGCATACTCTGGGGAAAagaacaatttaggaaacaagaGTCCAGAAATATCTGAACACTTCATTGTGGATCATACTTACAAAATCATCTACTGTTACGTTCCCAAG GTTGCATGTACACATTGGAAGAGGGTTATGTATGCGCTGAAGCAAAGCAAGCCATACCCTGACCTTGTGTCCATCCCCCCCTCCGCTGTCCATCAGACGAAAAAGCTTGATTATTTGAGAGACCTTCCCAAACCAGAGAGGGAG GTGAAGCTGAAGAACTACACCAAGTTCCTGTTTGTCCGGGACCCGTTTGTACGTCTCATCTCGGCTTTCCGCAACAAGTTCCACTACAAAGTAGAACACGAGCAGTTCTATCAGTCATATGGCAAATATATGCTGCAACTCTATGGCAACCAGCCTCATCCACCAAACACAATGCTTGAAGCTCATAAATCAGGCAGGCTCCCCACATTTTCCAACTTCGTTAAGTTCCTTGGGGACCCACAGACAGAGAAGAAGGGGCTTTTTGACCCTCACTGGAAGCAGATGAATCGCCTGTGTCAGCCTTGTCTCATAGA GTATGATTTAATTGGTCATCAGGAGACCCTTGATGAGGACGCTCAAGAGCTGCTGAAGATGTTTAAGGTGGAGAATGACCTTAAGTTTCCTCCTTCCAAAGTCGACGTGACAACCTATGACTACATCAAGGATTGGTTCAAAGCAGTGCCCCTGGAGGACAGAAGGAAGCTGTACGATGTCTATGAGAGGGACTTCAGACTTTTTGGCTATGAAAGGCCAAATGAATTGCTTGATGGTTGA